A stretch of the Coprobacillus cateniformis genome encodes the following:
- a CDS encoding PadR family transcriptional regulator encodes MASTVDLVLLGLVHDQSRSAYDIQKHIEYRNLSYWVKISTPSIYKRMIVLEESGYLKKKIIKNGKNPEKAIYKITQKGLEYFDIMMEEFSKKSFQVLFDFNAVIVGLNKVSKGEALQYVENIQKNIEESLSFITITRQQKKNIPLVGRTIMKQQIMVLDSLQKWCIEFKQEIENEESLEKMQELGGE; translated from the coding sequence ATGGCATCAACTGTAGATTTAGTATTATTAGGATTGGTTCATGATCAATCAAGAAGTGCTTATGATATTCAAAAGCATATAGAATATCGGAATTTATCTTATTGGGTTAAAATTAGTACACCATCTATCTATAAAAGAATGATTGTTTTAGAGGAAAGTGGTTATTTAAAAAAAAAGATTATTAAGAATGGAAAAAATCCTGAAAAAGCAATTTATAAAATAACGCAGAAAGGTTTAGAATATTTCGATATTATGATGGAAGAATTTTCTAAGAAAAGTTTTCAGGTTTTATTTGACTTTAATGCTGTTATTGTAGGTTTAAATAAGGTTTCTAAAGGAGAAGCTTTGCAATATGTTGAAAATATTCAAAAGAATATTGAAGAATCATTATCTTTCATAACTATAACAAGACAGCAAAAGAAAAATATTCCGCTTGTTGGGCGAACGATTATGAAACAACAAATAATGGTTCTAGATTCTTTACAAAAATGGTGTATAGAATTTAAACAAGAAATTGAAAATGAGGAATCATTAGAAAAAATGCAAGAATTAGGAGGAGAATAA
- a CDS encoding DUF3795 domain-containing protein: MYQSRCGICCDECERKESVHCTGCIHMELPFWGGQCGVKSCCESKQLHHCGECDEFPCKMCAEMGKDMGFDPAPRLQKCKEWRKEKVSSH; the protein is encoded by the coding sequence ATGTATCAATCAAGGTGTGGTATTTGTTGTGATGAGTGTGAACGAAAAGAAAGTGTTCATTGTACAGGATGTATCCATATGGAACTCCCATTTTGGGGTGGTCAGTGCGGAGTGAAATCATGTTGTGAAAGTAAACAACTTCATCATTGTGGAGAATGTGACGAATTTCCATGTAAAATGTGTGCTGAAATGGGAAAAGATATGGGATTTGATCCAGCACCAAGACTTCAAAAATGTAAAGAATGGAGAAAAGAGAAAGTTAGCTCTCATTAG
- a CDS encoding RrF2 family transcriptional regulator yields MMISTKGRYALRIMLDLAEHDCEVYLPLREIAQRQNISEKYLEIIIKILVQARFVQGLRGKGGGYRLVRDPHTYTVGSILKLTEGSLAPVACLECSPNTCERSQLCKTLPMWQKLDQMIDEYFEGITLADLMNSSIDGNDYSI; encoded by the coding sequence ATGATGATTTCAACAAAGGGACGTTATGCATTGAGAATTATGTTGGACTTAGCAGAACATGATTGTGAAGTATATTTACCATTAAGAGAAATTGCTCAACGTCAAAACATATCAGAAAAATATTTAGAAATTATTATAAAAATATTAGTTCAAGCGCGTTTTGTACAAGGTTTAAGGGGAAAAGGAGGAGGATATAGACTTGTTCGTGATCCTCATACATATACAGTTGGAAGTATTCTTAAATTGACTGAAGGGAGTTTGGCACCAGTTGCGTGTTTGGAATGTTCACCAAATACATGTGAACGTTCTCAGTTATGTAAAACTTTACCGATGTGGCAAAAACTTGATCAAATGATTGATGAGTATTTTGAAGGGATAACACTTGCAGATTTAATGAATTCATCAATTGACGGGAATGACTATAGTATTTAA
- a CDS encoding O-acetylhomoserine aminocarboxypropyltransferase/cysteine synthase family protein, producing the protein MMAKQLRFETLQLHVGQEKVDTATGARAVPIYATTSYVFENSQQAANRFALVEEGNIYTRLMNPTNDVFEQRIAALEGGIAALATASGSAAIDYAVRNIATVGDHIVASQSLYGGTYNLFANTLKEAGITTTFVDSQSIDQFEKAIQNNTKLIYLESLGNPNCDIADLEKIADIAHQHGIPVIVDNTFATPYLLRPLEHGADIVVHSATKFIGGHGTVMGGVIIDGGHFDWTQNDKFPGLTQPNPSYHGIVFSKACGNIAYIMKIRTTLMRDQGACLSPFHSFLLLQGLETLSLRVERHVENALKVVEHLKNHPLVKKVNHPSLSTGTQLRLYNQYYPSGGGSIFTFELNGTEQQAKQFTESLHLFSLLANVADSKSLVIHPASTTHSQLSQEELLSVGITPTTIRLSIGTEHIDDIIDDLSLGFEKIEKVIR; encoded by the coding sequence ATGATGGCAAAACAATTAAGATTTGAGACTTTACAACTTCATGTAGGACAGGAAAAAGTTGATACAGCAACAGGGGCAAGGGCTGTACCTATTTATGCAACAACATCGTATGTATTTGAGAATAGTCAACAAGCAGCAAATAGATTTGCACTAGTTGAAGAGGGTAATATTTATACACGATTGATGAATCCTACCAATGATGTTTTTGAACAAAGGATTGCAGCTTTGGAAGGTGGGATTGCTGCTTTAGCAACAGCTTCTGGTTCAGCAGCTATTGATTATGCTGTAAGAAATATTGCAACAGTTGGAGATCATATTGTTGCATCGCAATCTTTGTATGGGGGAACGTATAATTTATTTGCAAATACGTTAAAAGAAGCAGGAATTACGACGACTTTTGTAGATAGTCAGTCTATAGATCAATTTGAGAAAGCAATCCAAAATAATACAAAATTAATTTATTTAGAATCGTTAGGAAATCCTAATTGTGATATTGCAGATTTGGAGAAAATAGCTGATATTGCACATCAGCATGGAATTCCAGTTATTGTGGATAATACATTTGCAACACCATATTTATTGAGACCATTGGAACATGGAGCAGATATTGTTGTCCATTCAGCTACAAAATTTATTGGTGGACATGGAACGGTTATGGGCGGTGTTATCATTGATGGTGGTCATTTTGACTGGACGCAGAATGATAAATTTCCTGGATTGACACAACCGAATCCATCATATCATGGTATTGTTTTTAGTAAAGCTTGTGGAAATATTGCATATATTATGAAAATACGTACAACCTTAATGAGAGACCAGGGTGCATGTCTTTCACCTTTTCATTCATTTTTGTTGTTGCAAGGTCTTGAAACATTATCATTAAGAGTGGAAAGACATGTTGAAAATGCATTGAAGGTTGTTGAGCATCTTAAAAATCATCCACTTGTGAAAAAGGTAAATCATCCATCATTATCAACAGGGACACAACTTCGTTTATATAATCAATATTATCCAAGTGGTGGCGGTTCTATATTTACATTTGAACTTAATGGAACTGAACAGCAAGCTAAACAATTTACAGAGTCACTTCATTTGTTTTCATTACTTGCTAATGTTGCAGATTCAAAGTCACTTGTTATTCATCCAGCTTCTACAACTCATTCTCAATTGAGTCAAGAGGAGTTATTATCAGTAGGAATTACGCCAACAACAATTCGTTTATCAATTGGTACAGAACACATTGATGATATTATAGATGATTTAAGTCTTGGATTTGAAAAAATAGAAAAAGTCATTCGGTAA
- a CDS encoding IS110 family transposase codes for MNTLFVGIDVSTKNNQVCAVNFNQDVFFNLSFPNNPDGCDLLITSVLAFVDKEKFDSIIIVTESTSIYDYHICAYLSSQLSIVGTSVIIYSVNAKSIANYKKSYIEMEKTDLGDAFLIADFARVGRCKKLRPFKAAQHIALKRLTRERYHLAEQLIREKNYVLNNIYLKVSGLMTLPHKDLPFSDNFSASNTKFLTDYASPFDLAEKPLDEIIEYFKSASQNRCDDYGKIASLFDKAIRSSYRLDKTAYDPITISITASINLIQCIESQIKMVDKAIEKEMKGLYPNGYQSLMSITGIGPVFAAGILSEIGDISYFKSDASLAKYAGFHWKKNDSGNFIADEKHSANSCNKYLKYYITQSTQMSVMHGFDYTTSFYRKKYNEASTHKHRRALVLTSRKLVRLIYVLLRDSKLYVSVSHDTVIE; via the coding sequence ATGAACACTCTCTTTGTAGGTATTGATGTTTCAACCAAAAATAATCAAGTCTGTGCTGTTAACTTTAATCAGGATGTTTTCTTTAATCTCTCTTTTCCAAATAACCCTGATGGATGTGATCTTCTCATTACATCTGTCTTGGCTTTTGTTGATAAAGAAAAGTTCGATTCCATCATCATCGTTACTGAATCAACTTCTATATATGACTATCATATTTGTGCTTATCTTTCATCTCAGCTTTCGATTGTCGGCACTTCTGTCATCATATATTCTGTTAATGCCAAATCCATTGCCAATTATAAGAAGTCTTATATTGAAATGGAAAAAACTGATCTGGGTGATGCTTTTTTGATTGCAGATTTTGCTCGTGTTGGTCGCTGTAAAAAGCTTCGTCCCTTTAAAGCTGCTCAACATATCGCTCTTAAACGTCTCACTCGTGAACGTTATCATTTAGCTGAGCAGCTTATTAGAGAAAAGAATTACGTTCTCAACAATATCTATTTAAAGGTTTCTGGTCTTATGACCCTTCCTCATAAGGATTTGCCTTTCAGTGATAATTTTTCTGCTTCCAACACGAAATTTTTAACTGATTATGCTTCCCCTTTTGATTTGGCTGAAAAACCTTTGGATGAAATCATTGAATATTTCAAATCTGCTTCTCAAAACAGATGTGATGATTATGGTAAAATTGCTTCTCTTTTTGATAAAGCGATTCGTTCTTCCTATAGACTTGATAAAACTGCATATGACCCTATAACTATCTCAATTACTGCTTCTATCAACCTGATTCAATGCATTGAATCTCAAATCAAGATGGTTGATAAGGCCATTGAGAAGGAAATGAAAGGTCTTTATCCTAACGGATATCAATCTCTGATGTCTATAACAGGTATCGGACCTGTCTTTGCAGCAGGTATACTTTCTGAAATTGGTGATATTTCCTATTTCAAAAGTGATGCTTCATTGGCTAAATATGCCGGTTTCCATTGGAAGAAGAATGACTCGGGCAATTTTATTGCTGATGAAAAACATTCAGCGAATTCATGTAATAAATATTTAAAATATTACATAACTCAATCCACACAGATGTCAGTGATGCATGGCTTTGATTATACGACTTCTTTTTATCGTAAGAAGTATAACGAAGCCTCTACACACAAGCATCGTAGAGCACTCGTCCTTACATCAAGAAAACTAGTTCGTTTAATTTATGTCTTGCTACGTGACAGTAAATTATACGTTTCTGTGTCTCATGACACAGTCATTGAGTAA
- the cysK gene encoding cysteine synthase A, with protein sequence MNIYKSADQLIGKTPLLELSNIEKKYHLETNIIAKLEYFNPAGSVKDRIAKAMIDDAEAKGLINKDTVIIEPTSGNTGIGLASVASARGYHVIIVMPETMSIERRQLMKAYGAELVLTEGAKGMKGAIAKAKELSEKLMNSFIPSQFENPANPQVHTLTTGPEIWEDTDGQVDILVAGIGTGGTISGVGEYLKSKNPDIQVIAVEPKDSAILSTGKAGSHKIQGIGAGFIPQVLNTKIYDEIITVSNEDAFQLGKEIGHNEGILVGISSGAAVYAAIQVAQRLENKGKNIVVILPDIGDRYLSTPMFQ encoded by the coding sequence ATGAATATATATAAATCAGCTGATCAATTGATTGGCAAAACACCATTATTAGAATTATCAAATATTGAAAAGAAATATCACTTAGAAACAAATATTATTGCAAAATTAGAATATTTTAATCCTGCTGGGAGTGTTAAGGATAGAATTGCAAAAGCAATGATTGATGATGCAGAAGCAAAAGGATTGATAAATAAAGACACTGTTATTATTGAACCAACTTCTGGAAATACTGGTATTGGGCTTGCTTCGGTTGCTTCAGCCAGAGGATATCACGTTATTATTGTCATGCCTGAAACAATGAGTATTGAAAGACGACAACTAATGAAAGCATATGGAGCTGAACTTGTTTTAACTGAAGGTGCTAAAGGGATGAAGGGCGCTATTGCAAAAGCAAAAGAACTCAGTGAAAAACTTATGAATAGTTTTATTCCTAGTCAATTTGAAAATCCAGCTAATCCCCAAGTCCATACTTTAACAACTGGTCCAGAGATATGGGAAGATACTGATGGTCAGGTAGATATATTAGTAGCTGGTATTGGAACAGGTGGGACAATTAGTGGTGTTGGTGAATATTTAAAATCCAAAAATCCAGATATCCAAGTGATTGCAGTTGAGCCAAAAGATTCTGCCATTTTATCCACAGGGAAAGCAGGTAGCCATAAGATTCAAGGAATTGGTGCAGGATTTATTCCACAAGTGCTTAATACAAAAATTTATGATGAAATTATAACTGTTTCTAATGAAGATGCTTTTCAGTTAGGAAAAGAAATAGGACATAATGAAGGTATATTAGTGGGAATATCTTCTGGAGCAGCAGTTTATGCAGCTATTCAGGTTGCACAAAGATTAGAAAACAAGGGTAAAAATATTGTTGTCATATTACCTGATATAGGTGATCGTTATTTATCTACCCCAATGTTCCAATAA
- a CDS encoding substrate-binding domain-containing protein — protein sequence MIENKKKNDKHYYLDLLHHMTNEARIFGYRILTEYYDFAHFNVPECVSEHHVAGVILLSDEMIYSLHLYIKEIICVNHSIPYFNIDTVITNNFLGGYISCDYLIKKGYKQIGFVGEVESSKNFKERYQGYRQCMINHFPPQKHELICLTKGIEKAVLNDDYRYIQKMLLTYRKMPEAFVCVNDRNAAIVINALQYNGYKVPQDIKVIGFDNMQFCQSMTPTLSTLEVSRYEIAKKVIRRIHEMQHEVTIPETIMLSPQIIERQSTISTKL from the coding sequence ATGATTGAAAATAAGAAAAAGAATGATAAACATTATTATTTAGATTTACTTCACCATATGACAAACGAAGCACGTATTTTTGGTTATCGTATTTTAACTGAGTATTATGATTTTGCTCATTTTAATGTCCCTGAATGTGTGAGTGAACATCATGTGGCAGGCGTTATACTTCTAAGTGATGAAATGATTTATTCATTACATTTATATATTAAAGAAATTATTTGTGTGAATCATTCTATCCCTTATTTTAATATAGATACTGTTATCACAAATAATTTTTTAGGTGGATATATAAGTTGTGATTATCTTATTAAAAAGGGATATAAACAAATTGGATTTGTAGGCGAAGTTGAAAGTTCCAAGAACTTTAAAGAAAGATATCAAGGTTATCGACAATGTATGATTAATCACTTCCCTCCTCAAAAACATGAATTGATTTGTTTAACAAAGGGCATTGAAAAAGCAGTTTTAAATGATGATTATCGCTATATTCAAAAAATGTTATTAACATATCGAAAAATGCCTGAAGCTTTTGTTTGTGTTAATGACCGCAATGCAGCAATTGTTATCAATGCACTACAATATAATGGTTATAAAGTTCCACAAGATATTAAAGTTATTGGATTTGATAACATGCAATTTTGTCAATCTATGACACCAACACTTTCAACACTTGAAGTAAGTCGTTATGAAATTGCTAAAAAAGTTATTCGTAGAATTCATGAAATGCAACATGAAGTCACAATCCCAGAAACTATTATGCTATCCCCTCAAATTATTGAAAGACAATCAACGATTTCAACAAAGCTATAA
- a CDS encoding LacI family DNA-binding transcriptional regulator, with amino-acid sequence MSKNTTMQDIAHKLNISINAVSIALNDKEGVSHELRMQILEAASEMNYTLKNSILKRL; translated from the coding sequence ATGTCGAAAAATACCACTATGCAAGATATTGCCCATAAACTCAACATTTCTATTAATGCCGTTTCTATAGCATTAAATGATAAAGAAGGTGTTTCTCATGAATTAAGAATGCAAATTTTAGAAGCTGCCTCTGAAATGAATTATACTTTAAAAAACTCAATATTAAAGAGACTTTAA
- a CDS encoding ISL3 family transposase has translation MSNTDYINVILEILQINVFSHLFVPAPFMDSSSCIKKIPDSNGVITLFIHLQSPVAPLVCPHCASFNHHISKGLRSIELKHFSFGSIPVVLVVSYHRYICKDCSSYFSENIPFQFDNRKATVPNVQSALFEMKENHSMASISRMHGLGKNTIYRIFNENIHIPDRFYHLSSVISIDEFKATSDKGTYAFNIVDPITGKTLDIIEDRKASFLRNYFLRFPFHERKKVKFIIMDLSSSFYCIMHSLFPHAQIICDRFHYIRLAGQNFIQSRLDACSFLRDKPLAKSIKRNLRLFYKYKKDLDNDKTWYDFHLKRYFTCASYIDYLYTLSERRNKDNCHHNTMFDSLIIMEMLDNYEIYQNLLKLIHEKHDDYKNELNRWLDYIFDTQNSYYLITAKNFRKKWFIPLLCSLSYTTIYKRRTGSYKTSFNNGFIEGMNNKIKLIKRNAYGFRYFYNLRKRIFLHLGYSYSFTYKDTKKGIPIFQ, from the coding sequence ATGTCCAATACTGATTATATCAATGTTATTCTTGAAATTCTACAAATTAATGTTTTTTCTCATCTTTTTGTCCCTGCACCTTTTATGGATTCTTCTTCCTGTATTAAAAAAATTCCTGATTCCAATGGTGTCATTACCTTATTCATTCATCTTCAGTCTCCTGTCGCTCCTCTTGTCTGTCCTCACTGTGCTTCCTTTAACCATCATATCTCTAAAGGTTTGAGATCTATCGAACTTAAACATTTCTCCTTTGGCTCTATCCCTGTCGTTCTTGTCGTTTCCTATCACCGTTATATCTGTAAAGACTGTTCTTCCTATTTCTCTGAAAATATTCCTTTCCAGTTCGACAACAGAAAAGCAACTGTCCCTAATGTTCAGTCTGCTCTTTTTGAAATGAAGGAAAATCATTCTATGGCTTCCATCTCCAGAATGCATGGTCTTGGTAAAAATACAATATATCGTATCTTTAATGAAAATATTCATATCCCTGACAGGTTCTATCATCTCTCCTCTGTTATCTCCATTGATGAATTCAAGGCAACTTCCGATAAAGGAACTTATGCTTTCAATATCGTTGATCCTATCACTGGTAAAACTCTTGATATTATTGAAGATAGAAAAGCTTCTTTCCTTAGAAACTATTTCCTTAGATTTCCTTTCCATGAAAGAAAAAAAGTAAAATTCATTATTATGGATCTCTCTTCTTCTTTTTACTGTATTATGCATTCTCTTTTTCCTCATGCCCAGATCATATGTGACAGATTCCATTATATAAGACTTGCTGGTCAGAATTTCATACAGTCAAGACTTGATGCTTGTTCTTTCCTTCGTGACAAGCCTTTAGCTAAATCCATTAAAAGAAATTTGAGATTATTCTATAAATATAAAAAAGATCTGGATAATGACAAAACATGGTATGATTTTCATCTCAAAAGATATTTTACCTGTGCTTCATATATTGACTATCTTTACACTCTCAGCGAAAGAAGAAACAAGGATAACTGTCATCATAATACTATGTTTGATTCTCTCATTATTATGGAAATGCTTGACAACTATGAAATCTATCAGAATCTCTTAAAACTTATTCATGAGAAACATGATGATTATAAAAATGAATTAAACAGATGGCTTGATTATATCTTTGATACTCAAAACAGTTATTATCTTATAACTGCAAAGAACTTCAGGAAGAAATGGTTTATTCCTCTTTTGTGTTCACTTTCCTATACAACTATTTATAAAAGAAGAACAGGCTCATATAAGACAAGTTTCAATAATGGCTTTATTGAGGGTATGAACAATAAAATCAAACTTATCAAAAGAAATGCATATGGTTTCAGATATTTCTACAATTTAAGAAAACGCATATTTTTACATCTTGGTTATTCTTACTCTTTTACTTACAAAGATACGAAAAAAGGAATCCCTATTTTTCAATAG
- a CDS encoding discoidin domain-containing protein, with protein MIQNVAIEGLSEIMQRGQVTSYQVLLTSSTNIMDPRVIWSVTDINGQETDKATITSDGELTVKKNGQIKILAKTIDGSGIVGEKVVTISGQTLASLSQDKPTVTSSVGDNHPGSFAVDGDETTRWIADSGEKNPWIYVDLGTQAKIDLIVLNWEDARPPRYVVEV; from the coding sequence TTGATACAAAATGTAGCAATTGAAGGTTTAAGTGAAATCATGCAAAGAGGACAAGTGACATCATATCAAGTTCTTCTTACATCTTCTACAAATATTATGGATCCAAGAGTGATTTGGTCAGTTACTGACATCAATGGACAAGAAACAGATAAAGCTACAATTACAAGTGATGGAGAGTTGACAGTTAAGAAAAATGGACAGATAAAAATTTTAGCTAAAACAATAGATGGTAGTGGAATAGTTGGAGAAAAGGTTGTGACTATTTCAGGACAAACTTTAGCAAGTCTATCTCAAGATAAACCGACAGTGACTTCCTCAGTAGGAGATAATCATCCTGGAAGCTTTGCTGTTGATGGTGATGAAACAACACGTTGGATAGCTGATTCTGGTGAAAAAAATCCTTGGATTTATGTTGATTTGGGTACACAAGCAAAAATTGATTTGATTGTTTTGAATTGGGAAGATGCAAGACCACCACGATATGTTGTAGAAGTTTAA
- a CDS encoding discoidin domain-containing protein, with the protein MENQETKLAEITSSGKLTPFKNGKVKVVAKAVDGSHIQGEKVITLENQDKENLAYQKPGFASHAEGANPLQDAFDGKIDTRWASGQQSDDQWITVDLGDVYQVNKVVLYWESYALEYKIQGSMDNKTFYDLYVEKSGQGNIEEKTFDAKPARYVKMQCVKSSSQYGSSLWEFQVYGDHYEKTYVDKINISTESGQNTITVKNKPLQLIANIQPVDATITTVEWAVYNQDESVTDLATITKDGKLVPKQNGIVKVVAQATDGSGIKTEIMITITGQDAKNIAFQKTATATSQTDSNDANKVTDGKTNTRWAAQNNDNESITIDLEQPCYQVSILWENAYAKGYKIQGSLDDHNYFDIHYETNGQGSLENIYFDTTLVKYVKMQGIKRAIGYGYSIYEFEIYGKALKEDLEVFYNAIVNTDASLYTPNNYHAFQDILKQADIILKKEDASETDVTSILKKLHEVYEALIYRAQTDLLKIELDKAQTIKSEQYTPSSFKNLQMAFEQATKVYRDQNATQLQVDEVCQQLKEAISRLITRGDKQKLGNLLKEVNQLNQSLYTEESLKGLMTAKNNAQNIFNNQDATEQQIQNIYQELKSAYDNLIQKPSIDVKPNEVIISSVDQSVHISGALPKNIQLESFILNQKEMMKVFKELQNKNPEFFKRATLEKVYDLHLFLKGEKYNLDETVKVAIQIDDNLRHKNLEVIYIDESGHIHKLDSVKEGQYINFETTHFSQYAIVSYNQIDSQTVIQEQVNTSDQTQFITYSGLSLISIIGIYILLKNTKKKYNQ; encoded by the coding sequence ATGGAAAATCAGGAAACAAAACTTGCTGAAATAACATCTTCGGGTAAATTAACTCCATTTAAAAATGGAAAAGTGAAAGTTGTAGCGAAAGCAGTAGATGGTAGTCATATTCAAGGGGAAAAGGTTATAACACTTGAAAATCAAGATAAAGAAAATCTTGCATATCAAAAGCCGGGATTTGCTTCTCATGCTGAAGGTGCAAATCCATTGCAAGATGCTTTTGATGGGAAAATTGATACACGCTGGGCTTCTGGGCAACAAAGTGATGACCAATGGATTACAGTTGACTTAGGTGATGTTTATCAAGTGAATAAAGTTGTCTTGTACTGGGAGTCATATGCTTTGGAATATAAAATTCAAGGTTCAATGGATAACAAAACTTTCTATGATTTATATGTTGAAAAATCAGGACAAGGAAATATTGAAGAGAAAACATTTGATGCCAAACCAGCACGTTATGTGAAAATGCAATGTGTAAAAAGTAGTAGTCAGTATGGAAGTTCATTATGGGAATTCCAAGTGTATGGCGACCATTATGAGAAAACATATGTTGATAAAATTAATATTTCAACAGAATCGGGTCAAAATACAATAACCGTAAAAAATAAACCGCTACAGTTGATTGCCAATATACAACCCGTTGATGCGACAATCACGACAGTTGAATGGGCGGTTTATAATCAAGATGAGAGTGTTACTGATTTAGCGACAATAACTAAAGATGGCAAACTAGTTCCAAAACAAAACGGCATAGTAAAAGTCGTTGCACAAGCAACCGATGGTAGTGGAATCAAAACAGAAATTATGATTACAATAACTGGTCAGGATGCTAAAAATATTGCATTCCAAAAGACAGCTACTGCTACAAGTCAAACCGATAGTAATGATGCTAACAAAGTTACCGATGGAAAAACCAATACACGTTGGGCTGCCCAAAATAACGATAATGAATCTATAACTATTGATCTTGAACAACCTTGTTATCAAGTTTCAATCCTTTGGGAAAATGCTTATGCAAAGGGATATAAAATTCAAGGCTCTTTAGATGATCACAATTATTTTGATATTCATTATGAAACAAATGGACAAGGATCATTAGAAAATATTTATTTTGATACAACACTTGTGAAATATGTAAAAATGCAAGGAATCAAAAGAGCAATTGGTTATGGATATTCTATTTATGAATTTGAAATATATGGAAAAGCATTAAAAGAAGATCTTGAAGTCTTCTATAATGCCATTGTAAATACAGATGCATCCTTATATACACCTAATAACTATCATGCTTTTCAAGATATATTAAAACAAGCTGATATTATTTTGAAAAAAGAAGATGCATCAGAGACTGATGTTACAAGTATATTAAAAAAACTTCATGAAGTTTACGAAGCACTTATTTATAGAGCGCAAACTGATCTTTTAAAGATTGAACTTGATAAGGCTCAGACTATAAAATCAGAACAATATACACCTAGTAGTTTTAAAAATTTACAAATGGCTTTTGAACAAGCTACAAAAGTTTATCGAGATCAAAATGCTACACAATTACAAGTTGATGAGGTATGTCAACAATTAAAAGAGGCTATAAGTCGATTAATAACAAGAGGAGATAAGCAAAAACTTGGAAATTTATTAAAAGAAGTTAATCAATTGAATCAATCTCTTTATACTGAAGAATCATTAAAAGGATTAATGACAGCTAAAAACAATGCTCAAAATATTTTTAACAATCAAGATGCTACTGAACAACAAATTCAAAATATTTATCAGGAACTCAAGAGTGCCTATGATAATCTGATCCAAAAACCATCAATTGATGTAAAACCAAATGAAGTGATTATTTCAAGTGTAGATCAGTCTGTTCATATTTCTGGAGCATTACCAAAAAATATCCAGTTAGAGTCATTTATTCTTAATCAAAAAGAAATGATGAAAGTATTCAAAGAATTACAAAACAAAAATCCGGAATTTTTTAAACGGGCAACATTAGAAAAAGTTTATGATCTTCATTTGTTCTTAAAGGGAGAAAAATATAATTTAGACGAAACAGTAAAAGTTGCTATTCAGATAGATGATAACTTACGTCATAAAAATTTAGAAGTCATATATATTGATGAATCTGGACATATTCATAAGTTAGATTCAGTAAAAGAAGGACAATATATTAATTTTGAAACAACTCATTTTTCACAGTATGCTATTGTTTCATATAATCAAATAGACAGTCAGACAGTTATTCAAGAGCAAGTGAATACAAGTGATCAAACACAATTCATTACATATAGTGGGTTATCATTAATATCAATTATAGGAATTTATATTCTTTTGAAGAATACCAAAAAGAAGTATAATCAATAA